Part of the Streptomyces sp. f51 genome is shown below.
GCCGTCCCGCCGGCGTTGTCGAGGAGCCCCTCATGACCCACCCGTCCGACACGGGACCGGCCCCGGTGCTGGCGCTGAAGGACATCTCGAAGTCCTTCGGCGCCGTGCGCGCCCTGCGGGACGTGTCCCTGGAACTGTTCCCCGGCGAGGTGCACGCGCTCGCCGGAGAGAACGGCGCGGGCAAGTCGACCCTCATCAAGACGCTCGCCGGCGTGCACCGACCGGACGCCGGCCAGGTGCTGCTGGACGGCGAACCCACCGTCTTCCACGGCCCCGCCGACGCCCGCGACGCGGGCATCGCGGTGATCTACCAGGAGCCGACCCTCTTCCCCGACCTGTCCATCGCCGAGAACATCTTCATGGGCCGTCAGCCCCGGCGCGCCCTTCGCCGCATCGACCACAAGGCCACCCACGCCGCGACCGCGGCCCTCATGAAGCGCCTCGGCGTAGAACTCGACCCCGAGCGCCCGGCGCGCGGACTGTCCATCGCCGACCAGCAGATCGTGGAGATCGCCAAGGCCCTCTCCTTCGACGCCCGCGTCCTGATCATGGACGAGCCGACCGCCGCCCTCACCGGAAGCGAGGTGGCCCGGCTGTTCGGCGTGGTCCGGGCCCTGCGCGAGCAGGGCTCCGCGGTGCTGTTCATCTCGCACCGGCTGGAGGAGATCTTCCGGATCTGCGGGCGCGTCACGACCCTGCGCGACGGGGCCCTCATCTCCAGCGAGCCGCTGGAGGGCATGACGGAGGACGACCTGGTACGCCGGATGGTCGGCCGCGATCTCGACGAGCTCTATCCCAAGCAGCACGTCGAGGCGGGCGAAGTCGCCCTCAGCGTGCGCCGGCTGACCCGGGAGGGCGTCTTCACCGACGTCTCCTTCGACGTCCGGCGCGGCGAGATCGTCGGACTCGCCGGGCTCGTCGGCGCCGGCCGCACCGAGGTCGCGCGGTCGGTGTTCGGCGTGGACCGCTGGGATGCCGGCGAGGTCGAGATCGACGGCCGCCCGCTGACGAACGGGGCCCCGTCCACGGCCATGGCCGCCGGGCTCGCCCTCGTCCCCGAGGACCGGCGCGCCCAGGGCCTGGTGATGGGCATGTCCATCGAGCGCAACATCGGTCTGACCGGGCTGCGTTCGACGGTCAGGGCGGGCCTGATGGACCGAGGGGCCGAACGCAGCCGCTCCCTCGACTGGGCGGTCAGGCTCCAGGTGAAGTACGCCCGGATCGCCGACACCGTCGCCACGCTCTCCGGCGGCAACCAGCAGAAGGTCGTCCTCGCCAAATGGCTGGCCACCGGCCCCAAGGTGCTGATCGTCGACGAGCCCACCCGGGGCATCGACGTCGGTACGAAGGCCGAAGTGCACCGGCTGCTCAGCGAGTTGGCCGCCGATGGCGTGGCCGTCCTGATGATCTCCTCGGATCTCCCCGAGATCCTCGGCATGGCCGACCGCGTGCTCGTGATGCACGAGGGCCGGCTCACCGCCGAGATACCGCGCTCCGAAGCCACCGAGGAGTCCGTGATGGCCGCCGCCACCGGGAGGGCCGCCGCATGACATCCGCAGAGAGGGCCGCCCGTACGGCAGTTGCCGAGAGGGCTCCCCGCGTGACCTCGCTCATCCCCCGGAGGGCCGCCGCATGACAGCCGTCGAGAGGGCCGCCCGAATGACCCCGACCTCCCGGAGGGCCGCCGCATGACGGTCACCGCGCCCACCCCCGCCCCCGCCACCGAGGTGCCCAGGTCCAGCGGCGCCCGGCTCGTGGACCGCGTCTTCAAGATGCGCGAACTCGCCATCCTGGCCGTCTTCCTGGTGATGATCGCCGTCACCCAGCTGGGCAACAGCGAGTTCCTGTCCGAACAGGGCGTCAAGGACCTGCTGCTGAACGCGACCATCCTCGTGCTGGTCGCCACCGGCCAGTCCCTCGTCGTCATCACCCGCAACGTCGACCTGTCGGTCGGCTCGACCCTCGGCATCAGCGCCTTCGCGGCCGGTACGTACCTCCAGGGCGGCGGCAACCCCGTCGTCGCGGTCCTCCTCGCGGTGCTGCTCGGCATCGGGTGCGGACTGGTCAACGGCATGCTCGTCAGCCTCGGCCAGGTGCCCGCCCTCGTCGTCACCCTCGGCACGCTCTACATCATCCGCGGCGTCGACTCCATCTGGGTCGGCTCCCGGCAGATCACGGCGGCCGATCTCCCCGGCGGCTTCGTCGACTTCGGCTCCGGCGGCATCTCGGCCGTCCCGTATCTCGCGCTGATCGCCCTGGCCGTCCTGGTGGTCGCCGCGTACTACCTCAAGCACTTCGGCAGCGGCCGCGAGCTGTACGCGCTCGGCTCCAACCCGGAGGCCGCGCGGCTCGCCGGCATCCCGGTCCGCAAGCGCATCCTCACCGCGTACGTCGTCTGCGGCGGCCTCGCGGGACTCGCGGGCGCCCTCTACCTCGCCCGGTTCGGCAACGTCGACTCCGGCACCGGCACCGGCTACGAACTCACCGTCGTCAGCGCGGTCGTGGTCGGCGGCGTCGTCTTCACCGGCGGCTCGGGCAGCGTCTACGGAGCCGCCCTCGGCGCCCTGCTGCTCACCTCCGTCAACAGCGTCCTGCCCGCCCTCGGTGTCAGCTCCGTCTGGGTGCTCGCCATCAACGGCGTCCTGCTCATCCTCGCCATCGCGGTCGACCGGATCGTCGCGCTGCGCGTGGCCTCCGCACTGAAGAAGAGGAACGCCCGCCATGGCTGACTCCGCTCTCGCGCGCGCCGTCCGCTGGGACACGGTCGTCGGCGCCCTCCTCATCGTCCTGCTGCTTTTCTCCTTCTCCTTCGTGGACGGCTTCGGCAACGCCCTCAACCTGTCGTTCCTGATCGGCAACACCCTGCCGATCGCGCTGATCGCCCTGCCCATGACCCTGCTCGTGGTCGCCGGCGAGATCGACCTGTCCGTGGCCTCCACGGCCGGGCTCTCCGGGTCGGTGATGGGCGCCCTGTGGAACCAGGGCATGGCGATCGAGACGATCATCCCGCTCTGTCTCGTGCTCGGCGTGGTGTGCGGGCTCGTCAACGGCCTGCTGGTGACCCGGCTCGGCCTGCCCTCCCTCGCCGTCACCATCGGCACGCTCGCCGCCTACCGGGGCATCGCGCAGATCGTGCTCGGCTCCGACGCCGTCACCGACTTCCCCACCCAGTACCAGGACTTCGCGGCCGGACGCATCGGGGACACGTTCGTGCCCCAGGCCCTCCCGGTCTTCCTGGTGCTGCTCGCCGTCGCCGTGGTCGTCCTGCACGCCACCCCCTTCGGGAGGTCGGCGTTCGCGATCGGCGCCAACGAGGAGGCCGCCCGCTTCGCCGGTGTCCGGGTCAAGCGGCAGAAGCTGATCCTGTTCGTCGCGACCGGCCTCATGGCCTCCCTGACCGGCGTGTTCTGGGCGCTGCACTACGCCAGCGCCCGCTACGACAACGCCACCGGGCTCGAACTGTCCGTCGTGGCCGCCGTCCTGCTCGGCGGGATCGACTTCGACGGCGGCAGGGGCACGCTCGGCGGCGCGATCGGGGGAGTCTTCCTGCTCGGCTCGCTCCAGAACGTGATGAGCCTGCTCAACGTCTCCGCGCAGTCGCAGATCGTCGTCACCGGCGTCCTGCTCGTCGTCTCCGTGCTCGGCCCCCGGGTCGGGCGCCAGATCTCCGTGGCGCGGGCGGGCCGCAGAGCCGCCGCCCCGACCCCGGCCCCGATTCCGTAACCCCGCCCGGCCCGGCCCCGTACCCGTCGTCCCGGCCGGCTCGGCCCCGTACTCGTCACCCCGGTCCGCTCACCGTCGCAAAGGAACCCTCAGCCATGCGCACAACATCGATCCGCCGTACCTGCGCGGCGCTCGCCGCCGTCACCTCCCTCGCCCTGGCCGTCACGGCCTGCGGCGGCACCACCAAGAACGACGTCAAGGACTCGGGCGGCTCCGGCGCAGCCGCCGCCGGTGCCACGGCGGACCCGAACGCGGCCACGAAGAAGGGCCTCACGGTCGGTTTCCTGCCCAAGGCGGTCAACAACCCGTACTTCACCTCCTCGGACAAGGGCGGCGAGAAGGCGCTGACGGAACTGGGCTCGAAGTACAAGGAGGTGGGCACCAACAGCGCCACCGACACGAGCGGCCAGGTGAGTTACGTCAACACGCTCACCCAGCAGCAGGTCGACGCGATCGCGGTCTCCGCCCAGGACCCGGGTGCCCTGTGCACCGCGCTCAAGCAGGCCATGACCAACAAGATCAAGGTCGTCACCTACGACTCCGACACCAAGACCGACTGCCGCGACGCCTTCGTCTCGCAGGCGAGCGCGGAGGACCTGGGCCGCACCGAGGTGCAGCTGCTCGCCCAGCAGATCGGCTACAAGGGCGAGATCGCGATCCTGTCCGCCGCGCAGACCGCGACGAACCAGAACACCTGGATCGACTACATGAAGGACGAGCTGAAGGATCCCAAGTACAAGGACGTGAAGCTGGTCAAGGTCGCCTACGGCAACGACGAGGCCCAGCAGTCCTTCCAGCAGACGCAGGGCCTGCTCCAGGAGCACCCGAACCTGAAGGGGATCATCTCCCCGACCACCGTCGGCATCAAGGCGGCCGCCCAGTACCTGTCCGGCTCCAAGTACAAGGGCAAGGTCAAGCTGACCGGCCTCGGCACCCCCAACGACATGCGCAAGTACGTCAAGAACGGCACGGTCGAGGCCTTCGAGCTGTGGGACCCGGCCAAGCTGGGCGAGCTGGCCGCCCGCACGGCCGTCGCGCTCGCCTCGGGGCAGATCACCGGCAAGGAGGGCGAGACCTTCAAGGCCGGCGGCATGGGCTCGTTCACGATCGGCAAGGACGGCGTGATCAGCCTCGGCAAGCCGACCGTGTTCAACGCGAAGAACATCGACCAGTTCGACTTCTGACGGTGTGCCGGGCCGGTGCTCCCGCCACCGCGCCGGCCCGGCTCCCAGGCCCCGGAGGGTCATCGATGCAACGGGTGTGCTTTCTGCTGAAGGTCCGTGCGGACCGCCTCGACGCGTACCGCGAGCGGCACGCCGCCGTGTGGCCCGAGATGCTGGACGCGCTCTCGGCCACCGGCTGGCACAACTACTCGCTCTTTCTGCGCGAGGACGGACTGCTGGTCGGCTATCTGGAGACCGAGGACTTCACGGCCGCTCGGGCCGCCATGGAGGCCACCGACGTCAACGCCCGCTGGCAGGAGGAGATGGCGCCGTACTTCACCGCACTGGACGGCGCCAGGCCCGACGAGGCGATGACACCCCTCACCGAGGTGTTCCACCTCGCCTGACCGCTCCACCCGCCCGGAACGATTCGAGGAGCCGTACATGAGACCGCGCCGCAATGACGACGGACCCTGCCCGGTGCCGTGGGGAGACGTCCGCCGGGACCACTCCTCCGGCCCCGGACGTCATCGTTCTCCGGCTGCCCGCACGACCACCGGTTCCGGCGCCCTCGCGGGTAATCTGAGGGCCGGCCTGCCGCTTCTCGTTCTCCTGGAGGTTCCCGCCTGATGGCCCAGTCGGTGGGTATCAAGGACGTCGCCCGTGCCGCCGGAGTCTCCGTCGGCACGGTCTCGAACGTGATCAACCGCCCGGACTCGGTGGCCTCCGAGACCAGGGCGCGCGTCCAGTCCGCCATCGACCGGCTCGGCTACGTGCGCAGCGAGTCGGCCCGCCAGCTGCGGGCCGGGCGCAGCCGGATCATGGGTCTTCTCGTGCTCGACATGGGCAACCCGTTCTTCGTGGACGTCGCGCGCGGCGCCGAGCGCGCCGCGCGGGAGACCGGACTCGGGGTGATGGTCTGCAACAGCGCGCAGTCCCCGAGCGAGGAGGCCGACTATCTGTCGCTCTTCGCCGAGCAGCGGGTGCGCGGGGTGCTGCTGACCCCGTCGGACGCGAGCGGGCGCAACATCGAGGCGTTCCGCCGCAACGGCATCCCCTTCGTCCTGGTCGACCGGGTCGCCGAGGGCACCACCGAGTGCTCGGTCTCGGTCGACGACGTGGCAGGCGGCGCGCTCGCCGTGCGGCACCTCGTGGACGCCGGACACCGTTCCATCGCGTACGTCAGCGGACCGCCCGGGCTCAGCCAGGTGAGGGACCGCCGTACGGGCGCGCTGAACGCCCTGCGCGAGGCGGGCCTGGGCCCGGAGCGGCTGCGCGAGCTGCCCACCGAGCGGCTGGACGTGGCCGCCGGACGCGACGCCGGAGCCCGGCTCCTGGGCCTCGCCGAACGGCCCACCGCCGTCTTCTGCGCCAACGACCTGCTCGCCCTCGGCGTCCTCCAGGCCATGTACGCGGCCGGGGTCGGCGTGCCCGACGACCTCGCGATCGTCGGCTACGACGACATCGAGTTCGCCGCGGCGGCGGTCGTCCCGCTCACCTCCGTGCGCCAGCCGGCGGTGACCATGGGCGCCCTCGCGGCCGAGCTGCTGCTTGAGGAGATCGACGCGGAGACCGCGCCCGTGCCGCACGAGCACCGGCGGGTCGTGCTCCAGCCGGAGCTGGTGGTGCGCCACTCGAGCCTGGCGGCGCGCTGACCAGCGGTTCAGTTCCCCGTCACCGGACTGCTGAGTCACTGTTCAGTTCATTTTCCCGGTCCCCGGGCCGCGGAGCCCGGCCGACATGTGCTCAACTGGGACAGCCTGGAATCCGTACGTCTCGGGAGACCTGTTGACCGTCAGCTACCGCCAGCCCGGTGTCGTCCTCACCGACCACCGCTTCACCGTGCCTCTGGACCACGACCGGCCCGCGGGCGAGAGCATCGAACTGTTCGCCCGCGAGGTCGTCGCGAGCGACAAGGCGCACCGGAACCTGCCCTGGATGGTCTATCTCCAGGGCGGCCCCGGCTTCGGGGCGAATCGTTTCGTCGGCCGTCAGGCCTGGCTCGACCGAGCCCTGGAGGACTTCCGTGTGCTGCTGCTCGACCAGCGCGGCACCGGCCATTCCACCCCCGCCAACCGGCAGACGCTGCCGCTGCGCGGCGGCCCCCGCGAGCAGGCCGAGTACCTCGCGCACTTCCGCGCCGACTCCATCGTCCGGGACTGCGAGGCCATCAGGCCCGGGCTGACCGGCGGCGCGCCCTGGACGGTGCTCGGCCAGAGCTTCGGCGGCTTCTGCACCGTGCGCTACCTCTCCAGCGCCCCCGAGGGACTGAGCGCCGCCGTCGTCACCGGCGGTCTGCCCTCCCTCGACGGACACGCGGACGACGTCTACCGCGCCGCCTACCCGCGCATCGAGCGCAAGGTCGCCGCGCACTACGCCCGCTACCCGCAGGACGTCGAGCGCGCCCGCCGGATCGCGGAGTACCTGCTCCAGCACGAGCCCGTGCTCAGCGGCGGCTACCGCCTGACCGCCGAGGCCTTCCAGTCGCTCGGCATCCTGCTCGGCGGCAGCGACGGCAGCCACCGTCTGCACTTCCTGCTGGAGGACGCCTTCGTCCGCACCCCGCAGGGCCCCGCCCTCTCCGACGCGTTCCAGGAGGAGGTCCAGGCGCTGCTGTCGTACGCGGGCCACCCCCTGTACGCGCTGGTCCACGAGGCCATCTACGCCCAGGGCGGCCGCCCCACCGACTGGTCCGCCGAACGCGTACGCGCCGAGTTCCCCCAGTTCGACGCGGCCAAGACCCTCGCGGACGACGGGCCCCTGCTCTTCACCGGCGAGTCCGTGCACCCCTGGATGTTCGAGACCGACCCGGCCCTGCGCCCGCTGCGCGACACCGCCGAGGAACTGGCCGCCCGCACCGACTGGGCGCCGCTGTACGACCCGGCCCGCCTCGCCGCGAACGAGGTGCCCGTCGCGGCGGCCGTCTACCACGACGACATGTACGTCGACGCGGACCACGCGCTGCGCACCGCCCGCGCCATCCGGGGCCTGCGCACCTGGGTGACCGACGAGTTCGAGCACGACGGGGTACGGGCCGGCGGCCCGCGCGTGCTGGACCGGCTGCTGGCGCTCACGCGCGACGACGTCTGAGCCGCCGGCGCTTCCCGCCTCTCTTCGCCATCATCCGTTCTCCTCTAGGATTCTGACGGCCTGTCAGGATCCTGAGGGGGCACGGATGATCGACACCACCCGCACGGACATTCCCAAGGGCGAGGAGCGGCTCCGCCTCGACGTGGAGGACGGCGTCGCCGTCCTCACCCTGTGCCGGCCGGCGAAGCTCAACGCCTGGAGCTGGGAGTCCACCCGCCAACTCGGCCTGTTCGCCGACCGGATCCGCTTCGACCCCGCGGTCCGCGCGGTGCTGCTGCGGGCCGAGGGCCGCGCCTTCTGCGCGGGGATCGACGTGAGCGCCCCGGGCGGAGCCATCACCGGCCGCTCGGGTTCCGAGCGGGCCCGCGCCTACTACGAGGGCATCCGCTGGGCCCATGAGCGCTTCGCCGCCTTCGCACGGCTGCCGCAGCCCGTCGTCGCGGCGGTCCAGGGCTACTGCCTCGGCTTCGGCTTCGAGCTCGCCCTGATGGCGGACATCAGGATCGCCGCACGCGACGCCCTGTTCGCCCTGCCCGAGGCCCAGTTGGGGCTCGCCGTGGACGCGGGCGGAGATCTGCGGATCGCCCGCGAGGCAGGCGCGGGGTGGGCGAAGTACCTGGCGCTGACCGGAAGAAGGCTGGACGCGCCGACGGCCGAACGCCTCCACCTCGTCCAACTCCTCGCGGAGGAGGGCGAGCTGGACGCCACGGCCCGGACCGTCGCCGCCGAGATCGCGGCGAACGCGCCGCTCGCGGTCCAGGGCGTCAAGCACGGCATCGACGCCTACGCCGAGACCCCCGTGACCGCGGCACTCGACCGGAGCGCCCTGTCCGCCGCGCTCACCCTCACCTCCGACGACGCGGCGGAGGGATACGCGGCCAGGGGCGCCCGGCGCGCGCCCCGCTTCGAGGGGAAGTGACCCACGTGTTTTGATCGGTCACTGCCGCGTACGACGAGACAGGGGGAGCGATGTCCGACAGTGAACTGCTCGCGAAGGAGTTCGAGGAGCACCGGGGCCGGCTGCGAGCGGTGGCGTACCGGATGCTCGGATCGCTGAGCGAGGCGGACGACGCCGTCCAGGAGACATGGCTCAAGCTCGGCCGCACCGACGCCGGTGAGATCAAGAACCTGGGCGGCTGGCTGACCACTGTGACCGGCCGGGTGTGCCTGGACATGCTGCGCTCCCGCGCCGCGCGCAGGGAGGACCCGCTGGAACCCTCGGGCACCTTCGTCCCCGACCCCGTGGTCAGCCCCCTGGACCGCATCGACCCCGAACAGGAGGTCCTGCTGGCCGACTCGGTCGGGCTCGCCCTCCTCGTCGTCCTGGAGACCCTGGAACCGGCCGAGCGGCTCGCGTTCGTGCTGCACGACATGTTCGCGGTGCCCTTCGACGACATCGCGCCCGTCGTCGGCCGCAACGCGGCCGCCACCCGTCAGCTCGCCAGCCGGGCCCGCCGCCGGGTCAAGGGAGCCGCGCCCGAGCCCGAGCGGGACGTCGTGCGGCAGCGTGAGGTCCTCGGCGCCTTCCTCGCGGCCTCGCGCGACGGGGACTTCGAGGCGCTCGTCACCGTCCTCGATCCCGATGTCGTCCTGCGCGCCGACGCGGGCGACCTGGTCGGCGGCGTGACCGTGTCCAAGCTGGTGCGCGGCGCCGAGGCGGTGGCCCGGCAGGCGCTCGCCTTCCGCCGGTTCGCGGCGAGTTCGCGGCTCGTCCGGGTCAACGGGGAGCTGGGGGTCGTCGCGATCGTGGACGGCAGGCCGCGGTCCGTCATGGGTGTCTCGATCGCCGACGGCAGGATCGTCGCCCTGTTCATCCTGGCCGACCCCGAACGGCTCGCCCGCCTCGATCTCGCGGGGGAGCGGCCGGGAGAGTGACGGACTGAGGAGCGACGGTCAGCCGGTGAAGGGACCACGCCCCAGCTGGTCCCGCACCGGCGTGACCGGCGGCGCGACCAGATCCCTGCGCTGCCAGTTGGCGCCGTCCACCACCAGGGTGTGACCGGTGATGAAACGGGCGTAGGGGGAGGCCAGGAACGTGGCGGCCCAGCCGAGTTCACGGGGCGCGCCGACGCGCAGGGCGGGCTGCCGCCGGTCCAGCGCGCCGCGCCCCCAGCCGCCCTCGCCTCCGCCGCCGCCCTCCGAGCCCTCCCCGGCCCGCGCGGTCCCGCCGTTCCCGGTACGCCCGCTGTCCGTCGCACCGGGTGCGGTGGAGGCCCGGGTCAGATTGCCTCGGATGGCGTCCGTCATGTCCTCGTGCGGCATCAGCCCCGGCACCAGTGCGTTGACCTGGATGCCGTACGGCCCCCACTCGACGGCCAGGGTCCGCACCAGGCTCTCCACGCCCGCCTTGGCCGCCGCGCTGTGCGCGAAACCGGGACCGCCGGTCCAGGCGTAGGACGCGCCGACGTCGATGACCGAGCCCGGCGTACCCGCCGCCAGATGCCTGCGGCCGAACTCACGGGTCATCAGAAACGTGCCCGTGAGCGTGATGTCGACGACCGCCTGCCAGGCGTTGGGGGACATGTCCTCCGTGGGGACGGGGAAGTTGGCGGCCGCGTTGTTGACCAGGACGTCGGGCAGCGCGCATCCGTCGAACACCTCGGAGATCCGCTTCGGATCCCGGACGTCGCAGACGGCGGAGTCGACCCGGGTGCCCAGCCCCGCCAACTCCGCCCGGGCGCGCGAGAGATGACGTTCGCGGCGGCTGACGATCAGAAGGTCGGCGCCCAGCCGGGCGAACTCCGCCGCGATCGCCTTCCCGAGTCCCGTGCCGCCGCCCGTGACGAGCACGAGCGAGCCGTCGTACGTCCCGGGAGGCAGGGCGCTCGCGCCCAGCGGGGGAGGAGTGGGGAGACCGGGGAACGCGGTGTCGTCCATGGCGGAGTCGATACCCGGTGTGACGTGAAACATCCGGAGCGCGAGCCCGCCGGTCGCCGCGCCGCGGGCAAGCCGTCAAGTCGGCCCAGTTCAGCGGGCCTGCGAGGTCGGTAGGCTGGAGGACATGCCAGAAGAAGTCAGCACATCCCCGGGCCCTCGTGACGAACTGCGCGCCGACTGCGGTCAGTGCTTCGGGCTGTGCTGCGTCGCCCTGCCCTTCTCCCGCTCGGCCGACTTCGCGATCGACAAGGCCGCGGGCGAACCCTGCCCGAACCTGCGCGGCGACTCCCGGTGCGGCATCCACACCCGGCTGCGGCAGAAGGGGTTCACGGGCTGCACGGTCTACGACTGCTTCGGCGCGGGGCAGCACGTCTCCCAGGTGACCTTCCACGGCGTGGACTGGCGCTCGGGGTCCGAGGAGCAGGCCCGGCTGATGTTCGACGTGTTCCCCGTCGTACGCCATCTCCACGAAATGCTCTGGTACTTGAACGAGGCACTCACGCTCCCCGCCGCCCGTCCGGTGCACGCGGACGTCCGGCGTCTGCTCTCGGCGACCGAGCGTCTCGCCGGGGGGACCCCGCAGGAGCTGGCCGCGCTGGACGTGGGCGCGCACCGGCAGAAGACCGGCGAACTGCTGCTGAAGGTCAGTGAACTCGTCCGGGCGGGGACCGGAGCCGGCAGGAGGAAGGACCGGCGCGGCGCCGATCTGATGGGTGCCCGGCTCAAGGGCGCCGACCTGCGCGGCGCGAGTCTGCGCGGAGCCCTGCTCATCGCGGCCGACCTCACCGGGGCCGACCTGCGCTGTGCCGATCTGCTCGGCGCCGACCTCCGGGACACCGACCTCACCGACGCCGATCTCACCGGGGCCCTCTTCCTCACGCAGCCACAGCTCGACGCGGCCCGCGGCGGCGCCGGCACCCGGCTCCCGGACTCGGTCGGCCGCCCCGGCCACTGGACCGACCGGAACTGAGCGGGCCCCTGGAGAACTCGGGCCCGGCGGCCCGGGGGCCCTGTCTCACTCGGCCGCGCGGGCCAGGTCCGCCTCCCGCCCCGCTTCCACGGGCGTGCGCCGATCGAGGTGCAGGCGCAGCCCCTCCGGCATCAGCGTCAGCCGCTCGGCCACCCGCAGCCGGTAGCCGGGGTCGGGCCGCAGGTCGTAGCGGCGCAGCAGCAGGCCGAGGACCAGGGTCGCCTCGTGCAGCGCGAACTGGCGGCCGATACAGGCGCGCGCCCCGGTGCCGAACGGCTTGAAGGTGTGCGCGGGCCTGGCCCGTACCGCCTTCGCGTCGAAGCGGTCCGGGTCGAACTCCTCCGCGTCTGCGCCCCAGACCTGCGGGTCGCGGTGCAGCATCGGGGTCAGGACCAGCGCCCAAGCGCCCCGGCGCATCGGATGGACACCGCCGAGCACGGTGTCCTGCCGGGCCTCGCGCGCGAACGCCGGTGCCGTCGGCCACAGCCGCAGCGACTCGTCCAGGACCCGCCGTACGTAGCGGAGCCGGGCGACCTGCTCGTAGCCCGGCCGCTCCGTGCCGCCCCAGACCCGTTCGACCTCGGCCCGCGCGCGGGCGGCGGCCTGCGGGTGCCGGGCGAGGTAGTGCAGGGCGAAGGACAGGGCGCCCGAGGTGGTCTCGTGGCCGGCGATCAGGAAGGTGATGACCTGGCGGCGGATGTTCTCCGGGGTCAGCCGCTCCCCGGTGGCGGGGTGGGCCGTCTCCAGCATCCGGTCGAGCAGGTCGCCGCCACCGCCGCCCCCGGCACGGCGGGAGGCCACCACGGCGTCGACCGTGCGGTTGAGGTAAGCCATGTCCGCCGCGTTGCGCCGGGATGCGCCCCGCAGCAGGAACGGCGCCAGCGGGACCGGGACGACGTTGAGGCGCTGCGCGTAGGTCAGCGTGCCCACCATCGCGTCCACGAAGGGGTGCGGCCGGGAGCGCTCGAAGGAGGCGAAGTCATGGCCGAAGCCGGTCCTGGCGATGGTCTCCAGCGTCAGCTTCGTCATGTCGCCCGGCACGTCCACCGCGCGGCCCGCCGCCTGTTCCCGGTCCCAGTGGTCCGTCAGCCGCTCGGTCACGGCCAGCATCATCGGGTGGTAGCCCTCCATGGCCTCGCGGCTGAACCCGGGGGCCAGCACGTCGTGCGCCAACTGCCAGTTGGGCTCGTGGTTGTAGGCGGTGAACAGTCCGTCCCCGGCGACCGGGCGGAGGTTGGCGACCCCAAGGCCCACGTGCTTGGCGAAGCGTGTCTCGTCGGCCAGTTCGGCCGCGAGTCCGGCGCCCCAGACGAAGACGATCTCGTTGCGGAAGGCCCGGCGCCGGAAGATCGGTCCGAGCCTGCGCCCGAACTTCATGGAGTCCTGGAGCGGGGAACGGACGTCGGCGCCGAGCACATCGCCGACCAGGGGGACACGGCGCGGCGGGTGCGGGATGCGGTGCAGCTCGGGCCAGCCCAGTTCCGCGCTGCGGAACCCCTTGGGCCGCGCCCCCTCCTTCGTGTCCGCCATGACGCCATCTCCCTTGTGATCCGGGCCGGTTGAGCCTGTTGTACGCGAGTTCAATAGCGGTTCCCAGTCTGATCCCGTCGCTGAACCCGCGTCAAGTAAGGTGCGGGCATGACGGGGAGGCAGGGGGAACGCGCACGCCGCCGGCTCAGTACCGCGGAGCGCCGGGAGCAGTTGCTGTCGGTCGGCGCCCGCCTGTTCTCGGAGAGCCCGTACGACGACGTCTGGATCGAGCAGGTCGCCGAGATCGC
Proteins encoded:
- a CDS encoding L-rhamnose mutarotase, translated to MQRVCFLLKVRADRLDAYRERHAAVWPEMLDALSATGWHNYSLFLREDGLLVGYLETEDFTAARAAMEATDVNARWQEEMAPYFTALDGARPDEAMTPLTEVFHLA
- a CDS encoding sugar ABC transporter ATP-binding protein, whose amino-acid sequence is MTHPSDTGPAPVLALKDISKSFGAVRALRDVSLELFPGEVHALAGENGAGKSTLIKTLAGVHRPDAGQVLLDGEPTVFHGPADARDAGIAVIYQEPTLFPDLSIAENIFMGRQPRRALRRIDHKATHAATAALMKRLGVELDPERPARGLSIADQQIVEIAKALSFDARVLIMDEPTAALTGSEVARLFGVVRALREQGSAVLFISHRLEEIFRICGRVTTLRDGALISSEPLEGMTEDDLVRRMVGRDLDELYPKQHVEAGEVALSVRRLTREGVFTDVSFDVRRGEIVGLAGLVGAGRTEVARSVFGVDRWDAGEVEIDGRPLTNGAPSTAMAAGLALVPEDRRAQGLVMGMSIERNIGLTGLRSTVRAGLMDRGAERSRSLDWAVRLQVKYARIADTVATLSGGNQQKVVLAKWLATGPKVLIVDEPTRGIDVGTKAEVHRLLSELAADGVAVLMISSDLPEILGMADRVLVMHEGRLTAEIPRSEATEESVMAAATGRAAA
- the rhaS gene encoding rhamnose ABC transporter substrate-binding protein; this encodes MRTTSIRRTCAALAAVTSLALAVTACGGTTKNDVKDSGGSGAAAAGATADPNAATKKGLTVGFLPKAVNNPYFTSSDKGGEKALTELGSKYKEVGTNSATDTSGQVSYVNTLTQQQVDAIAVSAQDPGALCTALKQAMTNKIKVVTYDSDTKTDCRDAFVSQASAEDLGRTEVQLLAQQIGYKGEIAILSAAQTATNQNTWIDYMKDELKDPKYKDVKLVKVAYGNDEAQQSFQQTQGLLQEHPNLKGIISPTTVGIKAAAQYLSGSKYKGKVKLTGLGTPNDMRKYVKNGTVEAFELWDPAKLGELAARTAVALASGQITGKEGETFKAGGMGSFTIGKDGVISLGKPTVFNAKNIDQFDF
- a CDS encoding LacI family DNA-binding transcriptional regulator, with product MAQSVGIKDVARAAGVSVGTVSNVINRPDSVASETRARVQSAIDRLGYVRSESARQLRAGRSRIMGLLVLDMGNPFFVDVARGAERAARETGLGVMVCNSAQSPSEEADYLSLFAEQRVRGVLLTPSDASGRNIEAFRRNGIPFVLVDRVAEGTTECSVSVDDVAGGALAVRHLVDAGHRSIAYVSGPPGLSQVRDRRTGALNALREAGLGPERLRELPTERLDVAAGRDAGARLLGLAERPTAVFCANDLLALGVLQAMYAAGVGVPDDLAIVGYDDIEFAAAAVVPLTSVRQPAVTMGALAAELLLEEIDAETAPVPHEHRRVVLQPELVVRHSSLAAR
- a CDS encoding ABC transporter permease — its product is MTVTAPTPAPATEVPRSSGARLVDRVFKMRELAILAVFLVMIAVTQLGNSEFLSEQGVKDLLLNATILVLVATGQSLVVITRNVDLSVGSTLGISAFAAGTYLQGGGNPVVAVLLAVLLGIGCGLVNGMLVSLGQVPALVVTLGTLYIIRGVDSIWVGSRQITAADLPGGFVDFGSGGISAVPYLALIALAVLVVAAYYLKHFGSGRELYALGSNPEAARLAGIPVRKRILTAYVVCGGLAGLAGALYLARFGNVDSGTGTGYELTVVSAVVVGGVVFTGGSGSVYGAALGALLLTSVNSVLPALGVSSVWVLAINGVLLILAIAVDRIVALRVASALKKRNARHG
- a CDS encoding ABC transporter permease; the encoded protein is MADSALARAVRWDTVVGALLIVLLLFSFSFVDGFGNALNLSFLIGNTLPIALIALPMTLLVVAGEIDLSVASTAGLSGSVMGALWNQGMAIETIIPLCLVLGVVCGLVNGLLVTRLGLPSLAVTIGTLAAYRGIAQIVLGSDAVTDFPTQYQDFAAGRIGDTFVPQALPVFLVLLAVAVVVLHATPFGRSAFAIGANEEAARFAGVRVKRQKLILFVATGLMASLTGVFWALHYASARYDNATGLELSVVAAVLLGGIDFDGGRGTLGGAIGGVFLLGSLQNVMSLLNVSAQSQIVVTGVLLVVSVLGPRVGRQISVARAGRRAAAPTPAPIP